In a single window of the Polynucleobacter sp. MWH-UH24A genome:
- a CDS encoding adenylosuccinate synthase yields the protein MSKSQGRNVVVIGTQWGDEGKGKVVDWLTDHAQAVVRFQGGHNAGHTLIIGGKKTILRLIPSGIMHPQVICYIGNGVVLSPEALFKEIGELESAGLDVQGRLKISEAATLILPYHVAIDHAREKKRGSDKIGTTGRGIGPAYEDKVARRALRVQDFFYPEQFAAKLRENLDYHNFALTQYYKVDALDFNRVLDEAMSYAERIKPMVVDVSSALYAAEQAGQNLLFEGAQGTLLDIDHGTYPFVTSSNCVAGNAAAGSGVGPGSLHYILGITKAYCTRVGAGPFPSELYDHENPNKQDPVGIRLAEVGKEFGSVTGRPRRTGWLDAAALKRSIQINGLSGLCITKLDVLDGIETIRLCVGYKLDGKTLDVLPRGAEAVARCVPIYEDFKGWTDSTVGITDWNKLPKTAQDYLKRVEAICGKPIAMVSTGPERDETILLHHPFEA from the coding sequence ATGAGTAAGTCTCAGGGTCGGAATGTTGTTGTGATTGGTACGCAGTGGGGTGATGAAGGAAAGGGTAAGGTGGTTGATTGGCTTACCGATCATGCACAAGCCGTCGTACGTTTTCAGGGTGGACATAACGCTGGGCACACACTCATTATTGGTGGTAAGAAAACCATCTTGCGCCTGATTCCTTCAGGCATCATGCACCCCCAAGTCATTTGCTATATCGGCAATGGCGTGGTGCTTTCACCCGAAGCCCTCTTTAAAGAGATTGGTGAGCTCGAAAGCGCTGGCTTGGATGTGCAGGGACGTTTAAAGATCTCCGAGGCAGCCACTCTGATTTTGCCGTACCACGTTGCGATTGATCATGCCCGGGAGAAAAAACGCGGTAGCGATAAGATCGGTACGACCGGTCGCGGAATTGGGCCAGCCTATGAAGATAAAGTAGCAAGGCGCGCATTGCGGGTGCAAGACTTTTTTTACCCCGAACAATTTGCGGCCAAGTTACGCGAGAACCTGGACTATCATAACTTTGCATTAACCCAGTACTACAAGGTTGATGCCTTGGACTTCAATCGCGTACTCGATGAAGCCATGTCGTATGCCGAGCGCATCAAGCCAATGGTGGTTGATGTCTCCAGCGCACTCTATGCCGCTGAGCAAGCAGGCCAGAACCTTCTCTTTGAGGGCGCTCAAGGAACCTTACTTGATATCGATCACGGCACTTATCCTTTTGTAACTTCGAGTAATTGCGTTGCTGGTAATGCCGCCGCTGGATCTGGTGTGGGTCCGGGATCTTTGCATTACATCTTGGGCATTACGAAAGCCTATTGCACCCGAGTGGGTGCTGGGCCATTCCCCAGTGAGTTGTATGACCATGAGAACCCCAACAAACAAGATCCGGTGGGTATACGGCTCGCTGAGGTTGGTAAAGAGTTTGGGTCGGTAACTGGACGACCACGGCGCACTGGCTGGCTCGATGCAGCTGCACTCAAGCGCTCCATCCAAATCAATGGACTCTCCGGCTTATGCATCACTAAGCTAGACGTGCTCGATGGCATTGAGACCATTCGTCTTTGTGTGGGCTATAAACTAGATGGCAAGACCTTGGATGTATTGCCACGCGGTGCTGAAGCGGTGGCACGCTGCGTACCGATCTATGAAGACTTTAAGGGTTGGACCGATAGTACGGTTGGGATTACCGATTGGAACAAATTACCCAAGACCGCTCAGGACTATCTCAAACGAGTTGAAGCGATCTGCGGTAAACCGATTGCGATGGTCTCTACGGGTCCCGAGCGCGATGAGACCATCCTCTTGCACCATCCGTTTGAAGCGTAA
- a CDS encoding ATP phosphoribosyltransferase regulatory subunit, which produces MNRWLLPEDIADVLPARARKIEELRRRSLDLYQSYGYELVSPPLLEFLDSLLTGTGSDLNLQTFKLVDQLSGRTLGLRADITPQVARIDAHLLNREGVTRLCYAGSVARVRTPPGSTSREELQLGAEIYGHAGWEADLEAINLLLKTLTQAGLGKIYLDLSHAGVLKGILGDLVLSHADTETLYTILQTKDQPSLTQWVSQFAPAISKPLLALLQLNGSCAEVLANARSGQLALPNQPLIAQSLKDLERLIAATSGLSKQLELSLDLADLRGYQYHSGVMFAAYVDGLPQPIARGGRYDHVGQAFGRSRPATGFSLDLLTLADLSNISVKRQAIFAPWSNDPDLNRRIDELRAAGEVVIQAHKGDDANSEEFECQRELVKQGASWELKSRV; this is translated from the coding sequence ATGAACCGTTGGTTACTGCCCGAGGATATTGCTGATGTATTGCCAGCCCGGGCTCGCAAGATCGAGGAGTTACGCCGTCGCTCCCTCGATCTATATCAATCCTACGGCTATGAGCTCGTTAGCCCGCCGCTCTTGGAGTTCTTGGATTCACTGTTAACCGGAACGGGATCGGATCTTAATTTACAAACCTTTAAGCTCGTTGATCAGCTCTCGGGTCGTACTTTAGGCTTACGTGCAGATATCACGCCCCAGGTGGCGCGTATCGATGCACACCTTCTCAATCGTGAAGGCGTGACCCGTCTGTGCTATGCAGGGTCGGTAGCGCGTGTCCGTACACCGCCGGGTTCAACCTCGCGTGAAGAGTTGCAACTCGGTGCCGAGATTTATGGGCATGCAGGGTGGGAGGCTGATCTTGAAGCGATCAATTTACTCCTAAAGACACTAACTCAAGCAGGGCTTGGCAAGATCTATTTGGATTTGTCGCATGCAGGAGTGCTTAAAGGCATCTTAGGTGATTTGGTATTAAGCCATGCCGATACCGAGACCCTCTACACCATATTACAAACCAAAGACCAGCCAAGCCTCACTCAATGGGTGAGCCAGTTTGCGCCTGCGATTAGCAAACCATTATTGGCATTGTTGCAACTCAATGGCTCTTGTGCGGAAGTCTTGGCTAATGCCCGGTCGGGTCAACTCGCCTTACCCAATCAACCCTTGATTGCACAATCGCTCAAGGATCTAGAGCGTCTGATTGCGGCGACTAGTGGCTTATCCAAACAATTGGAGCTCTCGCTGGATCTAGCGGATTTGCGTGGATACCAGTACCACAGCGGGGTCATGTTTGCTGCCTATGTGGATGGTTTACCCCAACCCATTGCGCGCGGTGGTCGTTATGATCATGTGGGTCAGGCCTTTGGTCGCTCACGACCCGCTACGGGCTTTTCACTGGATCTACTCACACTTGCCGACTTATCCAATATCTCAGTCAAGCGTCAAGCGATTTTTGCACCCTGGTCGAACGATCCAGATCTAAATCGTCGTATTGATGAGTTACGTGCTGCAGGCGAGGTGGTCATTCAGGCGCACAAGGGCGATGATGCAAATTCGGAGGAGTTTGAGTGCCAACGTGAACTCGTGAAACAAGGTGCCAGTTGGGAACTAAAATCGCGCGTCTAG
- the hflC gene encoding protease modulator HflC: MPNRLLGLILGLIVSFYLISSCIFIVDQRKFAVVFAFGQIVRVIEQPGLQFKLPAPFQNVIFFDRRIMTIDNPDAERFITAEKKNLLVDSYVKWRIIDPLKFFVSFRGDERLATDRMNQLIRSALNEEFTKRTIREIISEQRDQVMQGIQKKVEDDAKAIGVEIVDVRLKRIDLLAEISDSVYRRMEAERKRVANELRSTGAAESDKIRASAERQRDVILADAYRDAQRIKGAGDARATALYAEAFNRDPQFAQFYRSLEAYRNTFKDKKDLMVIEPSNDFFRFMQKKN; encoded by the coding sequence ATGCCTAATCGTCTCCTTGGTCTTATTCTGGGTCTAATCGTTTCTTTCTATTTGATTAGTTCCTGTATTTTTATTGTCGATCAACGCAAGTTTGCCGTGGTCTTTGCCTTCGGTCAGATTGTGCGAGTGATTGAGCAACCAGGTTTGCAGTTCAAGCTACCTGCACCATTTCAAAACGTCATCTTCTTTGATCGTCGCATCATGACGATTGATAACCCCGACGCAGAGCGCTTTATTACTGCTGAGAAGAAAAACCTCTTGGTGGATTCGTATGTGAAGTGGCGCATTATTGATCCCCTCAAGTTCTTCGTGAGCTTCCGTGGTGATGAGCGGCTAGCGACCGATCGGATGAACCAGCTGATTCGTTCGGCGTTAAACGAAGAGTTCACCAAACGCACCATTCGCGAGATTATTTCAGAGCAGCGTGATCAGGTGATGCAAGGGATTCAGAAAAAAGTGGAGGACGATGCCAAAGCGATTGGTGTTGAAATCGTCGACGTGCGCTTAAAGCGGATTGACTTGCTCGCTGAAATTAGCGATTCGGTCTATCGCCGAATGGAAGCAGAGCGTAAGCGAGTGGCTAATGAATTGCGCTCCACGGGAGCAGCAGAATCGGACAAGATTCGGGCAAGTGCGGAGCGTCAGCGCGATGTGATTTTGGCAGACGCCTATCGCGATGCACAGCGGATCAAGGGAGCGGGCGATGCTCGAGCGACAGCCCTCTATGCCGAAGCATTTAATCGTGACCCCCAGTTTGCTCAGTTCTATCGCAGCCTTGAAGCCTATCGCAACACCTTTAAGGATAAGAAAGACTTAATGGTGATCGAGCCAAGCAACGATTTCTTCCGGTTCATGCAAAAGAAGAACTAA